The following are encoded together in the Phocoena sinus isolate mPhoSin1 chromosome 11, mPhoSin1.pri, whole genome shotgun sequence genome:
- the WDR6 gene encoding WD repeat-containing protein 6 isoform X3, with translation MDAHEDYVWPRATSELILLPVTGLECVGERLLAGEGPDVLVYTLDFGGHLRMMKRVQNLLGHYLIHGFRVRPEPNGDLDSEAMVAVFGSKGLRIVKIGWGQGRFRELWRSGLWNMSDWIWDARWLEGNMALALGHNSVVLYDPVVGCMLQDVPCTDRCTLSSACLIGDTWKELTIVAGAVSNQLLVWYPAAALIDNKPVAPDRRVSGHVGVIFSMSYLESKGLLATASEDRSVRIWKVGDLRVPGGRVQNIGHCFGHSARVWQVKLLENYLISAGEDCVCLVWSHEGEILQAFRGHQGRGIRAIAAHERQAWVITGGDDSGIRLWHLLGRGYPGSGVSTLCFKSRSRPGALKAVTLAGSWRVLAVTDTGALYLYDLEVKCWEQLLEDKCFQSYCLLEAAPGPEGFGLCAMANGEGHVKVVPINTPTAAVDLTLFHGKVHSLSWALRGYEELLLLASGPGGVVACLEISAAPSGKAIFVKERCRYLLPPSKQRWHTCSAFLPPGDFLVCGDRRGSVLLFPSRPDLLKDLGVGGKVGAGTGALGTGSGSGGSENTLAEWGPVSTLPSLHGKQGVTSVTCHGGYVYTTGRDGAYYQLLVRGGQLQPVLRQKSCRGMNWVAGLRMVADGSMVILGFHANEFVVWSPRSHEKLHIINCGGGHRSWAFSDTEAAMAFAYLKDGDVMLYQALGGCTRPHVILRESLHGREITCVKRVGTVTLGPEFGVPSFMQPDHLEPGSEGPGLIDIVITCSEDTTVCILALPTATGSAHALTAVCNHISSVRAVAVWGTGTPGGPQDPRPGLTAHVVSAGGRAEMHCFTIMVSPDPSTPSHLACHVMHLSSHRLDEYWDRQRNRHRMIKVDPETRYMSLAVCELDRPGLGPLVAAACSDGAVRLFLLQDSGQRLQILAETFHHKRCVLKVHSFTHEATNQRRRLFLCSAATDGSLAFWDLTTVLDHGSPALEPPADPGLPYRLKILSPSLMVSASIDQRLTFWRLGHGEPTFMNSTVYHVADVADMDCWPVSPEFGHRCALGGQGLEVYNWYD, from the exons ATGGACGCTCACGAGGACTACGTTTGGCCGAGGGCAACCTCGGAGCTCATTCTCCTCCCGGTCACGGGTCTGGAGTGCGTGGGGGAGCGGCTTTTGGCGG GTGAGGGGCCAGATGTCCTGGTGTACACCTTGGATTTTGGTGGACATCTGCGGATGATGAAACGAGTGCAGAACCTGCTTGGCCACTATCTTATTCATGGGTTCCGAGTGCGACCAGAGCCCAACGGAGACCTTGACTCGGAGGCCATGGTGGCGGTGTTTGGGAGCAAGGGACTCCGAATTGTGAAAATTGGCTGGGGACAGGGCCGCTTCCGGGAGCTCTGGCGTTCTGGCCTGTGGAACATGTCTGATTGGATCTGGGATGCCCGTTGGCTTGAGGGGAACATGGCCTTGGCCCTGGGCCACAACTCAGTGGTGCTGTATGACCCTGTGGTAGGGTGCATGCTGCAGGACGTGCCCTGCACGGACAGGTGCACCCTCTCCTCAGCCTGTCTGATTGGAGATACCTGGAAGGAGCTGACCATAGTGGCGGGTGCCGTTTCCAACCAGCTCCTGGTCTGGTACCCAGCAGCTGCTTTAATAGACAATAAGCCAGTAGCCCCCGACCGACGGGTTAGTGGGCACGTGGGTGTCATCTTCAGCATGTCATACCTGGAAAGCAAAGGCTTGTTGGCCACAGCTTCAGAAGACCGAAGTGTTCGCATCTGGAAGGTGGGTGACCTGCGGGTGCCTGGGGGTCGGGTGCAGAATATTGGGCACTGCTTTGGGCACAGTGCCCGTGTATGGCAGGTCAAGCTCCTAGAAAATTACCTTATCAGTGCAGGAGAAGACTGCGTTTGCTTGGTATGGAGCCACGAAGGCGAAATCCTCCAGGCCTTTCGGGGCCACCAGGGCCGTGGGATCCGGGCCATAGCTGCTCATGAGAGACAGGCCTGGGTGATCACTGGGGGCGATGACTCAGGCATCCGGCTATGGCACCTGTTGGGGCGTGGGTACCCGGGTTCGGGGGTCTCCACCCTCTGCTTCAAATCCCGTAGCAGGCCAGGTGCCCTCAAGGCTGTGACGCTGGCTGGCTCATGGCGAGTACTGGCAGTGACTGATACAGGGGCCCTGTACCTTTATGACCTCGAGGTCAAGTGCTGGGAGCAGCTGCTGGAGGACAAGTGCTTCCAGTCCTACTGCCTCCTGGAGGCAGCCCCTGGTCCTGAGGGCTTCGGACTGTGTGCCATGGCCAATGGGGAAGGTCATGTCAAGGTTGTCCCCATCAACACTCCAACTGCAGCTGTGGACCTGACCCTGTTCCATGGGAAGGTGCACAGCCTGAGCTGGGCCTTGCGTGGCTACGAGGAGCTTCTTTTGCTAGCATCGggccctggtggtgtggtggctTGCCTAGAGATCTCTGCTGCGCCCTCTGGCAAGGCCATCTTCGTCAAGGAACGTTGCCGGTACCTCCTACCTCCAAGCAAGCAGAGATGGCACACATGCAGTGCCTTCCTACCCCCGGGCGACTTCCTGGTGTGCGGGGACCGCCGGGGCTCCGTGTTGCTGTTCCCCTCCCGACCAGATTTGCTCAAGGATCTTGGGGTCGGAGGCAAAGTTGGGGCTGGTACTGGAGCACTTGGAACGGGTAGTGGCAGTGGTGGGAGTGAGAACACCTTGGCTGAGTGGGGCCCTGTGTCCACCCTCCCTTCTCTGCATGGGAAACAGGGTGTAACCTCAGTCACCTGCCATGGTGGCTACGTGTACACTACAGGGCGTGATGGTGCCTACTACCAGCTCTTGGTGCGAGGTGGCCAACTCCAGCCAGTCCTAAGGCAAAAATCCTGTCGAGGTATGAACTGGGTGGCTGGGCTCCGAATGGTGGCTGATGGCAGCATGGTCATCCTGGGTTTCCATGCCAACGAGTTTGTGGTGTGGAGCCCCCGGTCACATGAGAAGCTGCACATTATCAACTGTGGTGGAGGGCATCGCTCCTGGGCCTTCTCTGATACCGAGGCAGCTATGGCTTTTGCCTACCTTAAGGATGGGGATGTCATGCTGTACCAGGCTCTTGGTGGCTGCACGCGGCCACATGTGATTCTCCGGGAGAGCCTACATGGCCGTGAGATCACTTGTGTAAAGCGTGTGGGCACCGTCACCCTGGGGCCTGAATTTGGGGTGCCCAGCTTCATGCAGCCTGACCACCTGGAGCCCGGTAGTGAGGGCCCTGGCCTGATCGACATTGTGATAACGTGCAGCGAGGACACCACCGTCTGTATCCTGGCACTCCCCACAGCCACAGGCTCAGCCCATGCGCTTACAGCTGTCTGTAACCACATCTCCTCGGTGCGTGCAGTGGCTGTGTGGGGCACTGGCACCCCAGGTGGCCCTCAGGATCCTCGGCCTGGCCTGACTGCCCATGTGGTATCTGCGGGGGGCAGGGCTGAGATGCACTGCTTCACAATCATGGTCAGCCCAGACCCCAGCACCCCAAGCCACCTTGCCTGCCATGTCATGCACCTTTCGTCTCACCGGCTGGATGAGTACTGGGACCGGCAGCGCAATCGGCACCGGATGATCAAGGTGGACCCAGAGACCAG GTACATGTCCCTAGCTGTGTGTGAGCTCGACCGGCCTGGCCTTGGCCCCCTTGTGGCTGCAGCCTGTAGCGATGGGGCAGTGAG GCTCTTTCTCTTGCAGGACTCCGGGCAGCGGCTACAGATCCTGGCTGAAACCTTCCACCACAAGCGCTGTGTGCTCAAGGTCCACTCCTTCACACACGAGGCAACCAATCAGCGGCG GAGACTGTTCCTGTGCAGTGCAGCCACGGACGGCAGCCTGGCCTTCTGGGATCTCACCACTGTGCTGGACCATGGCTCTcctgccctggagcctccagCAGACCCTGGGCTTCCCTACC GCCTCAAGATCTTAAGCCCAAGCCTCATGGTCTCAGCCTCCATCGACCAACGGCTTACCTTCTGGCGTCTGGGGCATGGTGAGCCCACCTTTATGAACAGTACAGTGTACCACGTAGCAGATGTGGCCGACATGGACTGCTGGCCCGTGAGCCCTGAGTTTGGCCACCGCTGTGCTCTTGGGGGCCAGGGCCTTGAGGTTTACAACTGGTATGACTGA
- the WDR6 gene encoding WD repeat-containing protein 6 isoform X4 has product MMKRVQNLLGHYLIHGFRVRPEPNGDLDSEAMVAVFGSKGLRIVKIGWGQGRFRELWRSGLWNMSDWIWDARWLEGNMALALGHNSVVLYDPVVGCMLQDVPCTDRCTLSSACLIGDTWKELTIVAGAVSNQLLVWYPAAALIDNKPVAPDRRVSGHVGVIFSMSYLESKGLLATASEDRSVRIWKVGDLRVPGGRVQNIGHCFGHSARVWQVKLLENYLISAGEDCVCLVWSHEGEILQAFRGHQGRGIRAIAAHERQAWVITGGDDSGIRLWHLLGRGYPGSGVSTLCFKSRSRPGALKAVTLAGSWRVLAVTDTGALYLYDLEVKCWEQLLEDKCFQSYCLLEAAPGPEGFGLCAMANGEGHVKVVPINTPTAAVDLTLFHGKVHSLSWALRGYEELLLLASGPGGVVACLEISAAPSGKAIFVKERCRYLLPPSKQRWHTCSAFLPPGDFLVCGDRRGSVLLFPSRPDLLKDLGVGGKVGAGTGALGTGSGSGGSENTLAEWGPVSTLPSLHGKQGVTSVTCHGGYVYTTGRDGAYYQLLVRGGQLQPVLRQKSCRGMNWVAGLRMVADGSMVILGFHANEFVVWSPRSHEKLHIINCGGGHRSWAFSDTEAAMAFAYLKDGDVMLYQALGGCTRPHVILRESLHGREITCVKRVGTVTLGPEFGVPSFMQPDHLEPGSEGPGLIDIVITCSEDTTVCILALPTATGSAHALTAVCNHISSVRAVAVWGTGTPGGPQDPRPGLTAHVVSAGGRAEMHCFTIMVSPDPSTPSHLACHVMHLSSHRLDEYWDRQRNRHRMIKVDPETRYMSLAVCELDRPGLGPLVAAACSDGAVRLFLLQDSGQRLQILAETFHHKRCVLKVHSFTHEATNQRRCLFLATRRLFLCSAATDGSLAFWDLTTVLDHGSPALEPPADPGLPYRLKILSPSLMVSASIDQRLTFWRLGHGEPTFMNSTVYHVADVADMDCWPVSPEFGHRCALGGQGLEVYNWYD; this is encoded by the exons ATGATGAAACGAGTGCAGAACCTGCTTGGCCACTATCTTATTCATGGGTTCCGAGTGCGACCAGAGCCCAACGGAGACCTTGACTCGGAGGCCATGGTGGCGGTGTTTGGGAGCAAGGGACTCCGAATTGTGAAAATTGGCTGGGGACAGGGCCGCTTCCGGGAGCTCTGGCGTTCTGGCCTGTGGAACATGTCTGATTGGATCTGGGATGCCCGTTGGCTTGAGGGGAACATGGCCTTGGCCCTGGGCCACAACTCAGTGGTGCTGTATGACCCTGTGGTAGGGTGCATGCTGCAGGACGTGCCCTGCACGGACAGGTGCACCCTCTCCTCAGCCTGTCTGATTGGAGATACCTGGAAGGAGCTGACCATAGTGGCGGGTGCCGTTTCCAACCAGCTCCTGGTCTGGTACCCAGCAGCTGCTTTAATAGACAATAAGCCAGTAGCCCCCGACCGACGGGTTAGTGGGCACGTGGGTGTCATCTTCAGCATGTCATACCTGGAAAGCAAAGGCTTGTTGGCCACAGCTTCAGAAGACCGAAGTGTTCGCATCTGGAAGGTGGGTGACCTGCGGGTGCCTGGGGGTCGGGTGCAGAATATTGGGCACTGCTTTGGGCACAGTGCCCGTGTATGGCAGGTCAAGCTCCTAGAAAATTACCTTATCAGTGCAGGAGAAGACTGCGTTTGCTTGGTATGGAGCCACGAAGGCGAAATCCTCCAGGCCTTTCGGGGCCACCAGGGCCGTGGGATCCGGGCCATAGCTGCTCATGAGAGACAGGCCTGGGTGATCACTGGGGGCGATGACTCAGGCATCCGGCTATGGCACCTGTTGGGGCGTGGGTACCCGGGTTCGGGGGTCTCCACCCTCTGCTTCAAATCCCGTAGCAGGCCAGGTGCCCTCAAGGCTGTGACGCTGGCTGGCTCATGGCGAGTACTGGCAGTGACTGATACAGGGGCCCTGTACCTTTATGACCTCGAGGTCAAGTGCTGGGAGCAGCTGCTGGAGGACAAGTGCTTCCAGTCCTACTGCCTCCTGGAGGCAGCCCCTGGTCCTGAGGGCTTCGGACTGTGTGCCATGGCCAATGGGGAAGGTCATGTCAAGGTTGTCCCCATCAACACTCCAACTGCAGCTGTGGACCTGACCCTGTTCCATGGGAAGGTGCACAGCCTGAGCTGGGCCTTGCGTGGCTACGAGGAGCTTCTTTTGCTAGCATCGggccctggtggtgtggtggctTGCCTAGAGATCTCTGCTGCGCCCTCTGGCAAGGCCATCTTCGTCAAGGAACGTTGCCGGTACCTCCTACCTCCAAGCAAGCAGAGATGGCACACATGCAGTGCCTTCCTACCCCCGGGCGACTTCCTGGTGTGCGGGGACCGCCGGGGCTCCGTGTTGCTGTTCCCCTCCCGACCAGATTTGCTCAAGGATCTTGGGGTCGGAGGCAAAGTTGGGGCTGGTACTGGAGCACTTGGAACGGGTAGTGGCAGTGGTGGGAGTGAGAACACCTTGGCTGAGTGGGGCCCTGTGTCCACCCTCCCTTCTCTGCATGGGAAACAGGGTGTAACCTCAGTCACCTGCCATGGTGGCTACGTGTACACTACAGGGCGTGATGGTGCCTACTACCAGCTCTTGGTGCGAGGTGGCCAACTCCAGCCAGTCCTAAGGCAAAAATCCTGTCGAGGTATGAACTGGGTGGCTGGGCTCCGAATGGTGGCTGATGGCAGCATGGTCATCCTGGGTTTCCATGCCAACGAGTTTGTGGTGTGGAGCCCCCGGTCACATGAGAAGCTGCACATTATCAACTGTGGTGGAGGGCATCGCTCCTGGGCCTTCTCTGATACCGAGGCAGCTATGGCTTTTGCCTACCTTAAGGATGGGGATGTCATGCTGTACCAGGCTCTTGGTGGCTGCACGCGGCCACATGTGATTCTCCGGGAGAGCCTACATGGCCGTGAGATCACTTGTGTAAAGCGTGTGGGCACCGTCACCCTGGGGCCTGAATTTGGGGTGCCCAGCTTCATGCAGCCTGACCACCTGGAGCCCGGTAGTGAGGGCCCTGGCCTGATCGACATTGTGATAACGTGCAGCGAGGACACCACCGTCTGTATCCTGGCACTCCCCACAGCCACAGGCTCAGCCCATGCGCTTACAGCTGTCTGTAACCACATCTCCTCGGTGCGTGCAGTGGCTGTGTGGGGCACTGGCACCCCAGGTGGCCCTCAGGATCCTCGGCCTGGCCTGACTGCCCATGTGGTATCTGCGGGGGGCAGGGCTGAGATGCACTGCTTCACAATCATGGTCAGCCCAGACCCCAGCACCCCAAGCCACCTTGCCTGCCATGTCATGCACCTTTCGTCTCACCGGCTGGATGAGTACTGGGACCGGCAGCGCAATCGGCACCGGATGATCAAGGTGGACCCAGAGACCAG GTACATGTCCCTAGCTGTGTGTGAGCTCGACCGGCCTGGCCTTGGCCCCCTTGTGGCTGCAGCCTGTAGCGATGGGGCAGTGAG GCTCTTTCTCTTGCAGGACTCCGGGCAGCGGCTACAGATCCTGGCTGAAACCTTCCACCACAAGCGCTGTGTGCTCAAGGTCCACTCCTTCACACACGAGGCAACCAATCAGCGGCG CTGCCTTTTCCTGGCTACCAGGAGACTGTTCCTGTGCAGTGCAGCCACGGACGGCAGCCTGGCCTTCTGGGATCTCACCACTGTGCTGGACCATGGCTCTcctgccctggagcctccagCAGACCCTGGGCTTCCCTACC GCCTCAAGATCTTAAGCCCAAGCCTCATGGTCTCAGCCTCCATCGACCAACGGCTTACCTTCTGGCGTCTGGGGCATGGTGAGCCCACCTTTATGAACAGTACAGTGTACCACGTAGCAGATGTGGCCGACATGGACTGCTGGCCCGTGAGCCCTGAGTTTGGCCACCGCTGTGCTCTTGGGGGCCAGGGCCTTGAGGTTTACAACTGGTATGACTGA
- the WDR6 gene encoding WD repeat-containing protein 6 isoform X1, translating to MDAHEDYVWPRATSELILLPVTGLECVGERLLAGEGPDVLVYTLDFGGHLRMMKRVQNLLGHYLIHGFRVRPEPNGDLDSEAMVAVFGSKGLRIVKIGWGQGRFRELWRSGLWNMSDWIWDARWLEGNMALALGHNSVVLYDPVVGCMLQDVPCTDRCTLSSACLIGDTWKELTIVAGAVSNQLLVWYPAAALIDNKPVAPDRRVSGHVGVIFSMSYLESKGLLATASEDRSVRIWKVGDLRVPGGRVQNIGHCFGHSARVWQVKLLENYLISAGEDCVCLVWSHEGEILQAFRGHQGRGIRAIAAHERQAWVITGGDDSGIRLWHLLGRGYPGSGVSTLCFKSRSRPGALKAVTLAGSWRVLAVTDTGALYLYDLEVKCWEQLLEDKCFQSYCLLEAAPGPEGFGLCAMANGEGHVKVVPINTPTAAVDLTLFHGKVHSLSWALRGYEELLLLASGPGGVVACLEISAAPSGKAIFVKERCRYLLPPSKQRWHTCSAFLPPGDFLVCGDRRGSVLLFPSRPDLLKDLGVGGKVGAGTGALGTGSGSGGSENTLAEWGPVSTLPSLHGKQGVTSVTCHGGYVYTTGRDGAYYQLLVRGGQLQPVLRQKSCRGMNWVAGLRMVADGSMVILGFHANEFVVWSPRSHEKLHIINCGGGHRSWAFSDTEAAMAFAYLKDGDVMLYQALGGCTRPHVILRESLHGREITCVKRVGTVTLGPEFGVPSFMQPDHLEPGSEGPGLIDIVITCSEDTTVCILALPTATGSAHALTAVCNHISSVRAVAVWGTGTPGGPQDPRPGLTAHVVSAGGRAEMHCFTIMVSPDPSTPSHLACHVMHLSSHRLDEYWDRQRNRHRMIKVDPETRYMSLAVCELDRPGLGPLVAAACSDGAVRLFLLQDSGQRLQILAETFHHKRCVLKVHSFTHEATNQRRRLFLCSAATDGSLAFWDLTTVLDHGSPALEPPADPGLPYRLGSPCLTLQAHSCGVNSLHTLPTREGHLVASGSEDGSLHVFVLTVEVPELEEAVGGAELVPQLQVLEEYSLPCAHAAHVTGLKILSPSLMVSASIDQRLTFWRLGHGEPTFMNSTVYHVADVADMDCWPVSPEFGHRCALGGQGLEVYNWYD from the exons ATGGACGCTCACGAGGACTACGTTTGGCCGAGGGCAACCTCGGAGCTCATTCTCCTCCCGGTCACGGGTCTGGAGTGCGTGGGGGAGCGGCTTTTGGCGG GTGAGGGGCCAGATGTCCTGGTGTACACCTTGGATTTTGGTGGACATCTGCGGATGATGAAACGAGTGCAGAACCTGCTTGGCCACTATCTTATTCATGGGTTCCGAGTGCGACCAGAGCCCAACGGAGACCTTGACTCGGAGGCCATGGTGGCGGTGTTTGGGAGCAAGGGACTCCGAATTGTGAAAATTGGCTGGGGACAGGGCCGCTTCCGGGAGCTCTGGCGTTCTGGCCTGTGGAACATGTCTGATTGGATCTGGGATGCCCGTTGGCTTGAGGGGAACATGGCCTTGGCCCTGGGCCACAACTCAGTGGTGCTGTATGACCCTGTGGTAGGGTGCATGCTGCAGGACGTGCCCTGCACGGACAGGTGCACCCTCTCCTCAGCCTGTCTGATTGGAGATACCTGGAAGGAGCTGACCATAGTGGCGGGTGCCGTTTCCAACCAGCTCCTGGTCTGGTACCCAGCAGCTGCTTTAATAGACAATAAGCCAGTAGCCCCCGACCGACGGGTTAGTGGGCACGTGGGTGTCATCTTCAGCATGTCATACCTGGAAAGCAAAGGCTTGTTGGCCACAGCTTCAGAAGACCGAAGTGTTCGCATCTGGAAGGTGGGTGACCTGCGGGTGCCTGGGGGTCGGGTGCAGAATATTGGGCACTGCTTTGGGCACAGTGCCCGTGTATGGCAGGTCAAGCTCCTAGAAAATTACCTTATCAGTGCAGGAGAAGACTGCGTTTGCTTGGTATGGAGCCACGAAGGCGAAATCCTCCAGGCCTTTCGGGGCCACCAGGGCCGTGGGATCCGGGCCATAGCTGCTCATGAGAGACAGGCCTGGGTGATCACTGGGGGCGATGACTCAGGCATCCGGCTATGGCACCTGTTGGGGCGTGGGTACCCGGGTTCGGGGGTCTCCACCCTCTGCTTCAAATCCCGTAGCAGGCCAGGTGCCCTCAAGGCTGTGACGCTGGCTGGCTCATGGCGAGTACTGGCAGTGACTGATACAGGGGCCCTGTACCTTTATGACCTCGAGGTCAAGTGCTGGGAGCAGCTGCTGGAGGACAAGTGCTTCCAGTCCTACTGCCTCCTGGAGGCAGCCCCTGGTCCTGAGGGCTTCGGACTGTGTGCCATGGCCAATGGGGAAGGTCATGTCAAGGTTGTCCCCATCAACACTCCAACTGCAGCTGTGGACCTGACCCTGTTCCATGGGAAGGTGCACAGCCTGAGCTGGGCCTTGCGTGGCTACGAGGAGCTTCTTTTGCTAGCATCGggccctggtggtgtggtggctTGCCTAGAGATCTCTGCTGCGCCCTCTGGCAAGGCCATCTTCGTCAAGGAACGTTGCCGGTACCTCCTACCTCCAAGCAAGCAGAGATGGCACACATGCAGTGCCTTCCTACCCCCGGGCGACTTCCTGGTGTGCGGGGACCGCCGGGGCTCCGTGTTGCTGTTCCCCTCCCGACCAGATTTGCTCAAGGATCTTGGGGTCGGAGGCAAAGTTGGGGCTGGTACTGGAGCACTTGGAACGGGTAGTGGCAGTGGTGGGAGTGAGAACACCTTGGCTGAGTGGGGCCCTGTGTCCACCCTCCCTTCTCTGCATGGGAAACAGGGTGTAACCTCAGTCACCTGCCATGGTGGCTACGTGTACACTACAGGGCGTGATGGTGCCTACTACCAGCTCTTGGTGCGAGGTGGCCAACTCCAGCCAGTCCTAAGGCAAAAATCCTGTCGAGGTATGAACTGGGTGGCTGGGCTCCGAATGGTGGCTGATGGCAGCATGGTCATCCTGGGTTTCCATGCCAACGAGTTTGTGGTGTGGAGCCCCCGGTCACATGAGAAGCTGCACATTATCAACTGTGGTGGAGGGCATCGCTCCTGGGCCTTCTCTGATACCGAGGCAGCTATGGCTTTTGCCTACCTTAAGGATGGGGATGTCATGCTGTACCAGGCTCTTGGTGGCTGCACGCGGCCACATGTGATTCTCCGGGAGAGCCTACATGGCCGTGAGATCACTTGTGTAAAGCGTGTGGGCACCGTCACCCTGGGGCCTGAATTTGGGGTGCCCAGCTTCATGCAGCCTGACCACCTGGAGCCCGGTAGTGAGGGCCCTGGCCTGATCGACATTGTGATAACGTGCAGCGAGGACACCACCGTCTGTATCCTGGCACTCCCCACAGCCACAGGCTCAGCCCATGCGCTTACAGCTGTCTGTAACCACATCTCCTCGGTGCGTGCAGTGGCTGTGTGGGGCACTGGCACCCCAGGTGGCCCTCAGGATCCTCGGCCTGGCCTGACTGCCCATGTGGTATCTGCGGGGGGCAGGGCTGAGATGCACTGCTTCACAATCATGGTCAGCCCAGACCCCAGCACCCCAAGCCACCTTGCCTGCCATGTCATGCACCTTTCGTCTCACCGGCTGGATGAGTACTGGGACCGGCAGCGCAATCGGCACCGGATGATCAAGGTGGACCCAGAGACCAG GTACATGTCCCTAGCTGTGTGTGAGCTCGACCGGCCTGGCCTTGGCCCCCTTGTGGCTGCAGCCTGTAGCGATGGGGCAGTGAG GCTCTTTCTCTTGCAGGACTCCGGGCAGCGGCTACAGATCCTGGCTGAAACCTTCCACCACAAGCGCTGTGTGCTCAAGGTCCACTCCTTCACACACGAGGCAACCAATCAGCGGCG GAGACTGTTCCTGTGCAGTGCAGCCACGGACGGCAGCCTGGCCTTCTGGGATCTCACCACTGTGCTGGACCATGGCTCTcctgccctggagcctccagCAGACCCTGGGCTTCCCTACC GGCTGGGCAGCCCCTGCCTGACTCTCCAGGCTCACAGCTGTGGTGTCAACAGCCTGCACACCTTGCCCACACGTGAGGGCCATCTTGTGGCCAGTGGCAGTGAGGATGGCTCCCTCCACGTCTTTGTGCTTACTGTGGAGGTGCCAGAGCTGGAAGAGGCTGTGGGGGGTGCTGAGCTGGTGCCCCAGCTGCAAGTGCTGGAAGAATACTCTCTCCCCTGTGCACATGCTGCACATGTGACAGGCCTCAAGATCTTAAGCCCAAGCCTCATGGTCTCAGCCTCCATCGACCAACGGCTTACCTTCTGGCGTCTGGGGCATGGTGAGCCCACCTTTATGAACAGTACAGTGTACCACGTAGCAGATGTGGCCGACATGGACTGCTGGCCCGTGAGCCCTGAGTTTGGCCACCGCTGTGCTCTTGGGGGCCAGGGCCTTGAGGTTTACAACTGGTATGACTGA